Proteins found in one Chaetodon auriga isolate fChaAug3 chromosome 12, fChaAug3.hap1, whole genome shotgun sequence genomic segment:
- the LOC143329471 gene encoding transcriptional repressor p66-alpha-like isoform X5, which translates to MSEEAVRQTRSQKRALERDAPPQSTEPSTADNEIKKPKLDSSEHTAQAQTIATPDPVPAEDGQSQTGDGSEDGKDQEEEQSRVPLPLVSPLASRPAKDDQAKTQRQNTVESSSDNRTDFNDRASKVRTEPAVDTRSRVRLTDPKASSGMLDTGEVKATIKVEVQTGEQPVDMSTSRGSSSIKREKRPPSPEDDDVIILSDNDSPSPPMNGLNHFKELDTDLLMKSSPAERERIIKQLKEELRLEEAKLVLLKKLRQSQIQRDTLQKPSSIAGSSAPPPLIRGTITSSKGSQQILTGRSSGTVIPPPLVRGGQQVSSKHGSHVIMPPLVRGAQQIQALRQQQQQQQMAASGSSGPPPLLLGPRTSIPAVQGQRGMVQPGLIRVGSSANTLGSPSSLKGSSSGSGGMSVVSVNDSPASRQAAAKLALRKQLEKTLLEIPPPKPPAPEFNFLPSAANNEFIYLVGLEEVVQNLLDTIHRGKTGLALSKTIVKEPFICTQCNTDFTCRWRQDKTKGEAVLCEQCMSSNQKKALKAEHTNRLKGAFVKALQQEQEIEQRIFQQTSSPISHSSSSSSSLKAEQLVSQQLKQAQARASSLQHHHHHQASRGANVLHHHSIKQSSQGQHSHGVSSLGVRGVHHSFSSSSQLQSAVAAAALVSRPGVTMAYVNPSLTGHKTSATVDARQREYLLDMIPSRSSISQTANTWK; encoded by the exons ATGTCTGAGGAGGCTGTTCGCCAGACGCGCAGCCAGAAGAGGGCGCTGGAGAGGGACGCTCCTCCCCAGTCTACAGAACCCTCCACTGCTGATAATGAAATCAAAAAGCCTAAATTGGACTCgtctgaacacacagcacaggcaCAAACTATAGCTACACCCGACCCTGTACCGGCAGAGGATGGTCAGAGCCAGACGGGGGATGGGTCAGAGGACGGGAAagatcaggaggaggagcagagccgGGTGCCCTTACCTTTAGTGTCACCTTTGGCCTCTCGGCCGGCGAAGGATGATCAGGCGAAGACCCAGAGACAAAACACGGTTGAATCCAGCTCAGACAATCGGACTGACTTCAATGACAGAGCCAGCAAGGTgaggacagagccagctgtgGATACGAGGAGCCGGGTCCGGCTGACAGACCCGAAGGCGTCCAGTGGCATGCTGGATACAGGCGAGGTGAAGGCCACCATTAAAGTGGAGGTTCAGACGGGAGAGCAGCCGGTGGACATGAGCACCTCCAGAGG GTCCAGCAGTATAAAAAGGGAGAAGCGCCCCCCGTCCCCTGAAGATGACGATGTCATCATCCTGTCTGACAATGACTCCCCCAGTCCACCGATGAATGGCTTGAACCACTTTAAGGAGCTGGACACAGACCTGCTCATG AAGAGCAGCCCAGCGGAGAGGGAGCGCATCATtaagcagctgaaggaggagctgCGGCTGGAGGAGGCCAAGTTGGTGCTGCTGAAGAAACTTCGACAGAGCCAGATACAGAGGGACACCCTGCAGAAG ccCTCAAGTATAGCCGGCTcctctgcgcctcctcctcTAATCCGGGGAACAATTACAAGCAGTAAAGGCTCTCAGCAG ATTTTGACGGGCAGGAGTTCAGGCACGGTCATCCCTCCGCCGCTGGTGAGAGGAGGGCAGCAGGTGTCGTCCAAACATGGCTCCCACGTCATAATGCCGCCTCTGGTCAGAGGGGCACAG CAGATCCAGGCTCtccgccagcagcagcagcagcagcagatggctgCCTCTGGAAGCTCaggacctcctcctctgctgttggGCCCCAGGACCTCAATCCCTGCAGTCCAGGGCCAGAGAGGCATGGTCCAGCCAGGCCTCATCAGAGTTGGCAGTAGTGCTAACACGCTG GGCTCGCCGTCCAGTTTGAAGGGCTCTTCCTCAGGAAGCGGTGGCATGTCTGTGGTTAGCGTGAATGACTCTCCAGCCAGCCGCCAAGCTGCAGCTAAACTCGCCCTGCGGAAACAGCTGGAGAAGACCCTCCTGGAGATTCCCCCACCCAAGCCCCCAGCCCCAGAGTTTAACTTCCTGCCCTCTGCAGCCAATAATGAGTTTATCTACCTGGTGGGACTGGAAGAAGTGGTACAGAATCTGCTGGATACCATCCACAGAG gAAAGACAGGTTTAGCACTGTCCAAGACCATTGTCAAAGAGCCCTTCATCTGCACCCAGTGCAACACTGACTTCACCTGCCGCTGGAGGCAGGACAAGACAAAAGGCGAGGCAGTCCTCTGTGAACAATGCATGTCCTCCAATCAGAAAAAGGCTTTGAAAGCTGAGCATACCAATAGGCTGAAAGGTGCATTTGTCAAAGCACTGCAGCAAGAGCAGGAAATAGAGCAGCGTATTTTCCAGCAGACGTCGTCGCCCATCTCCCACAGTAGCTCCTCATCCTCGTCgttgaaagcagagcagctggtgtctcagcagctgaagcaggCCCAGGCCAGAGCGTCCTccctccagcaccaccaccaccaccaggccAGCCGAGGAGCCAATGTTCTTCATCATCACTCTATCAAGCAG AGCTCCCAGGGCCAGCATTCCCATGGTGTCTCATCCTTGGGGGTGAGGGGCGTCCAccactccttctcctcctcctcccagctgCAGAGTGCAGTGGCGGCCGCAGCTTTGGTCAGCCGGCCAG GTGTCACTATGGCCTACGTGAACCCCAGCCTGACGGGTCACAAGACGTCCGCCACCGTCGACGCTCGTCAGAGGGAGTACCTGCTGGACATGATCCCCTCTCGCTCATCGATCTCGCAGACTGCAAACACATGGAAATAA